CGAAGGGCACCTCCCGGCCGGGCAGGTCCACCCGGCGCACCCGCATGCGGTTCTCTGTGAGGGTCCCGGTCTTGTCCGTGCAGATCACGTCGGTGGCGCCCAGGGTCTCCACGGCCGAGAGACGGTTGATCAGCGCGTTGCGGGCCGCCATGCGCCGCACCCCCCGGGCCAGGGCGATGGTGGCCACGATGGGCAGGCCCTCGGGCACCGCGGCCACGGCCATGGCGATGGCGGTCTTGAGCATCAGGAGCCAGTCCTTGCCGCCCACCAGGCCCGCGGCGGTCACCACCACCGCCACGCCGGCGGTGCCCCCGATGAGCCGGCGGCTCAGTTGCTCCAGCCGGCGCTCCAGGGGGGTGACCTGCTCCGCCTCGGCCGTGGCCAGGGACGCCACCCGGCCCAGCTGGGTCTCCATCCCGGTGGCGAAGGCGATCCCGGCCCCGGAGCCGGCGGTGAGGGCCGTGCCCTTGTGGCAGAGGCAGTCCCGCTCCGCCAGGGGGGCGTCCGGTGCCACAGGCTCCACCTGTTTCTGCCGGGGCACCGACTCCCCGGTGAGGGAGGCCTCGTCCACCTGCAGGTTGTTGGCCTCCACCAGCCGCAGATCCGCGGGCACCAGGTCGCCGGCCTCCAGGAGGACGAGGTCGCCGGGCACCACCTCTTCGTCGTCCACCTCGTGGATCGACCCACCCCGGCGCACCCGGGCCCGGGTCTTCCCCAACTCGCGCAGGGCCTCCATGGAGCGGGTGGCCTTGAGCTCGGTGCCGAAGCCGATGGCCGCATTGATGAGGAGGGCCACGCCGATGGCCAGGCCCTCCAGCCAGTTGCCGAACAGGACCGAGACCAGGGAGGCGGCCGCCAGGAGCAGGACCATCAGGCTGCGGAACTGGTCGAAAAG
The genomic region above belongs to Thermodesulfobacteriota bacterium and contains:
- a CDS encoding HAD-IC family P-type ATPase; the encoded protein is MSTAAEASRERSRGEVRAPERPWSRAAGETAQGLGVDPAQGLAQSEARERLRRFGPNRLEEAPRRSLWAILFDQFRSLMVLLLAAASLVSVLFGNWLEGLAIGVALLINAAIGFGTELKATRSMEALRELGKTRARVRRGGSIHEVDDEEVVPGDLVLLEAGDLVPADLRLVEANNLQVDEASLTGESVPRQKQVEPVAPDAPLAERDCLCHKGTALTAGSGAGIAFATGMETQLGRVASLATAEAEQVTPLERRLEQLSRRLIGGTAGVAVVVTAAGLVGGKDWLLMLKTAIAMAVAAVPEGLPIVATIALARGVRRMAARNALINRLSAVETLGATDVICTDKTGTLTENRMRVRRVDLPGREVPF